One segment of Agromyces albus DNA contains the following:
- a CDS encoding pyridoxamine 5'-phosphate oxidase family protein, with protein sequence MTNTSAQRRIRRLAERQTHDRDALFELLDSELVGHLAASVDGTPVVVPMGFARDGEHVLVHGSTGGGFALRAAAEGAMVAFAVTALDGLVFARSLFDSSMNYRSAVVYGVLEPVEGERADAALLALSEKLMPGRSAEVRAMTRKEVAATRVLRLSLDDVVMKVRAAGPSEAADDGEDHTTWAGVVPLGRAWGAPVPSGLTPAGTLTPKSVAALATSNAAN encoded by the coding sequence ATGACGAACACCAGTGCCCAGCGTCGCATCCGCCGCCTCGCCGAGCGCCAGACCCACGACCGCGACGCGCTCTTCGAGCTGCTCGACAGCGAGCTCGTCGGCCACCTCGCGGCATCCGTCGACGGCACGCCCGTCGTCGTGCCCATGGGATTCGCGCGCGACGGCGAGCACGTGCTCGTGCACGGCTCGACCGGCGGCGGGTTCGCCCTGCGCGCCGCGGCCGAGGGGGCGATGGTGGCCTTCGCCGTCACCGCGCTCGACGGGCTCGTGTTCGCGCGCTCGCTCTTCGACAGCTCGATGAACTACCGCAGCGCGGTCGTCTACGGGGTGCTCGAACCGGTCGAGGGCGAGCGAGCGGATGCCGCCCTGTTGGCACTCTCGGAGAAGCTCATGCCGGGCCGCTCCGCCGAAGTGCGCGCGATGACCCGCAAGGAGGTCGCGGCCACTCGCGTGCTGCGCCTCTCGCTCGACGACGTGGTCATGAAGGTGCGCGCAGCCGGGCCGTCGGAGGCGGCCGACGACGGCGAGGACCACACGACCTGGGCCGGCGTGGTGCCGCTCGGGCGCGCCTGGGGAGCGCCTGTTCCCTCCGGGCTGACACCTGCCGGCACCCTGACACCGAAATCGGTGGCGGCACTGGCGACATCGAATGCCGCGAACTGA